A window of the Cystobacter fuscus genome harbors these coding sequences:
- a CDS encoding ATP-binding protein produces the protein MASKVSGEVCGTCEGRTYVIERQGDRAHARVCSCSVRCPLCEGRGFTYEVKEQTFSARVGPKRYEVLVPCVCQHRAKRVALFNEIGLPGVTSHASFENYRAANEAQDRARNLAMHFSHHFDKAGVNKGFMLSGPVGTGKTHLLAATLKHLVLELGLAARYVEISLLYATIRRGFQEGKSGGEIIGPLSDVAVLAIDEMGKGRGSQFEMETLDELIARRYNAGRTTLFATNYSLEPERRASRSAAPTGYHRPAEDAKSALRELELLRERVGERIYSRLCEMCTFVEMPKDTPDRRRLIQEADMRPGPPPTSSRGTGR, from the coding sequence ATGGCGAGCAAGGTGAGCGGCGAGGTGTGCGGCACGTGCGAGGGACGGACGTACGTCATCGAGCGTCAGGGAGACCGGGCGCATGCCCGGGTGTGCTCGTGCTCCGTGCGCTGCCCCCTGTGCGAGGGCCGGGGGTTCACGTACGAGGTGAAGGAGCAGACCTTCAGCGCCAGGGTGGGCCCCAAGCGCTACGAGGTGCTCGTGCCGTGCGTGTGCCAGCACCGCGCCAAACGCGTGGCGCTCTTCAACGAGATCGGCCTGCCGGGAGTCACCTCGCACGCGAGCTTCGAGAACTACCGCGCCGCCAACGAGGCGCAGGATCGCGCGCGCAACCTGGCGATGCACTTCTCCCACCACTTCGACAAGGCGGGGGTGAACAAGGGCTTCATGCTGAGCGGCCCGGTGGGCACCGGCAAGACGCACCTGCTGGCCGCCACGCTCAAGCACCTGGTGCTCGAGCTGGGCCTGGCGGCGCGCTACGTGGAGATCTCCCTGCTCTACGCCACCATCCGGCGCGGCTTCCAGGAGGGCAAGAGCGGCGGGGAGATCATCGGCCCCCTGTCGGACGTGGCCGTGCTGGCCATCGACGAGATGGGCAAGGGGCGCGGCAGCCAGTTCGAGATGGAGACGCTCGATGAGCTGATCGCCCGGCGCTACAACGCGGGCCGTACCACGCTCTTCGCGACGAACTACTCGCTGGAGCCGGAGCGCCGCGCCTCGCGCTCGGCGGCGCCCACCGGCTACCACCGCCCCGCCGAGGACGCCAAGAGCGCCCTGCGCGAGCTGGAGCTGCTGCGCGAGCGCGTGGGCGAGCGCATCTACAGCCGGTTGTGCGAGATGTGCACCTTCGTGGAGATGCCCAAGGACACGCCCGATCGGCGCCGGCTCATCCAGGAGGCCGACATGCGCCCGGGCCCTCCCCCGACGAGCTCACGCGGCACGGGCCGTTGA